From a region of the Methanoculleus receptaculi genome:
- a CDS encoding pyridoxal-phosphate-dependent aminotransferase family protein translates to MEQEPLLMIPGPVPVPQRVRAVMTRQAINHRGPEFGAAYADTVRVLKNLFGTANDLYIISGSGTAAMEAGVANFARDRKIVSLVNGKFGDRFAKIGQRYGTVTVLESEWGTPLDLAALERELEAGAEAVTMVHNETSAGIRNPAPQVGRLARKHDALFIMDGITSIGGDDVRMDEWGVDVAVVGSQKCLAAPAGLAAIAVSDRAWERISDKRPFYLDMAAYRKSGKATPMETPYTPAVPLFLALAEACKMIEEEGIPARIARHRRMADAVRAAAKCWGVDLFPKIDEHHAYSNTATALRIPEGVTDGDLRGTVKKFGIEIAGGQDHLKGRIFRIGTMGGVGAQEILATLAAVQFALRKSGFAAGDGVEAAAGVLVG, encoded by the coding sequence GGCGGCGTATGCGGACACCGTCCGCGTGTTAAAGAACCTCTTTGGCACCGCAAACGACCTCTACATCATCAGCGGTTCGGGAACGGCGGCGATGGAAGCCGGTGTCGCAAACTTCGCGCGGGATAGAAAGATCGTCTCGCTTGTCAACGGCAAGTTCGGCGACCGTTTCGCAAAGATCGGGCAGCGGTACGGCACCGTGACCGTGCTCGAGTCCGAATGGGGGACGCCGCTCGACCTCGCGGCCCTCGAACGGGAACTTGAGGCCGGTGCTGAGGCTGTTACGATGGTTCACAACGAGACGAGCGCCGGGATCAGGAATCCCGCACCCCAGGTTGGCAGACTTGCCCGGAAGCATGACGCCCTCTTCATCATGGATGGCATAACCTCTATCGGTGGCGACGACGTCCGAATGGATGAATGGGGTGTTGACGTCGCGGTTGTCGGGTCGCAGAAATGTCTTGCTGCCCCGGCGGGTCTTGCCGCCATCGCTGTGAGCGACCGCGCATGGGAACGCATCTCGGATAAAAGACCGTTCTACCTGGATATGGCCGCCTATCGCAAGAGCGGGAAGGCCACCCCGATGGAGACACCCTACACCCCGGCCGTCCCGCTATTCCTCGCGCTTGCTGAGGCATGCAAGATGATCGAGGAGGAAGGCATCCCTGCCCGTATTGCCCGCCACCGCCGGATGGCCGACGCTGTCCGTGCCGCGGCGAAGTGCTGGGGCGTCGACCTTTTCCCGAAGATCGACGAACACCACGCCTACTCGAACACCGCCACTGCCCTGCGGATCCCTGAAGGTGTCACCGATGGAGATCTCCGGGGAACCGTCAAGAAGTTCGGCATCGAGATCGCCGGAGGTCAGGATCACCTCAAGGGCAGGATCTTCCGCATCGGCACCATGGGCGGTGTCGGGGCGCAGGAGATCCTGGCTACCCTTGCCGCGGTCCAGTTTGCCCTCAGAAAGTCAGGGTTTGCGGCCGGTGACGGAGTGGAAGCGGCTGCCGGGGTGCTGGTGGGATGA
- the ribC gene encoding riboflavin synthase, with product MKIGIADTTFARVDMGGIAIDEIRKHASVGIERYVVPGIKDLPVACKKLIEERGCDLVMALGMPGSAEKDRVCAHEASQGLILCQLLTNKHIIEVFVHEDEAKDAKELAWLMEQRTREHAVNAVRLALRPKDLERLAGTGQRQGFEDVGPARP from the coding sequence ATGAAGATCGGGATCGCTGATACCACGTTTGCCCGGGTGGATATGGGCGGGATCGCCATAGATGAGATCCGGAAGCACGCAAGCGTCGGGATTGAGCGATACGTCGTCCCCGGGATCAAGGACCTGCCGGTGGCCTGCAAAAAACTGATCGAGGAGCGCGGGTGCGACCTGGTGATGGCGCTCGGGATGCCCGGGAGTGCGGAGAAGGACAGGGTCTGTGCTCACGAGGCCTCACAGGGCCTGATCCTCTGCCAGCTCCTGACAAACAAACATATAATCGAGGTCTTCGTCCACGAGGACGAGGCAAAAGACGCAAAGGAACTGGCATGGCTGATGGAGCAGCGGACGAGAGAGCATGCGGTGAACGCCGTTCGGCTCGCGCTCCGCCCGAAAGATCTTGAGAGGCTTGCTGGAACCGGCCAGCGGCAGGGGTTCGAGGATGTCGGCCCCGCACGTCCATGA
- a CDS encoding pyridoxal phosphate-dependent aminotransferase: MRSLSEKVAGIAASATIEISNAAKRMAAEGIDVISLSIGEPDFDTPEHIKEACIDALRRGETHYAPSTGIPELTAAIARKTSTENGFSASQDEVLVTCGAKDAIHQAMEAVLNPEDEALILDPSWVSYEPCARLAGAGVRHHALDSVAFQVDDTLLEAVSSRTKMIVVNTPSNPSGAVLDADSLRLIADLCSDHDLYALSDEIYEKLVYGKEHISLASLPGMAERTITVNGFSKAYAMTGWRIGYAVAPRPIIRQMEKVQQHTVSHPTTFAMYGALAALRGSQDCVETMRREFERRRDYLVPALQDLGYTTAPADGAFYAYINVAGDDMAVARSWLQDAHLAVTPGTAFGTPGWIRLSYATSMENLKEAVERIARV, encoded by the coding sequence ATGAGGAGCCTATCGGAGAAGGTTGCGGGTATAGCCGCCTCTGCAACGATCGAGATCTCGAACGCCGCAAAGCGGATGGCCGCGGAGGGTATCGATGTCATCAGTCTCTCGATCGGGGAACCGGACTTCGATACGCCGGAACACATAAAGGAGGCCTGTATCGACGCCCTCCGCCGGGGGGAGACCCACTACGCCCCGAGCACGGGTATACCTGAGTTGACGGCCGCGATAGCCCGGAAAACCTCCACCGAGAACGGGTTTTCCGCATCTCAGGATGAGGTGCTGGTCACCTGCGGGGCAAAAGATGCCATCCACCAGGCGATGGAGGCCGTGCTGAACCCGGAGGACGAGGCGCTCATACTGGACCCTTCCTGGGTCTCCTACGAACCCTGCGCCAGGCTTGCTGGCGCCGGTGTCCGGCACCATGCGCTTGACAGCGTGGCCTTCCAGGTCGACGATACACTCCTTGAGGCCGTCAGTTCCCGGACAAAGATGATCGTTGTCAATACCCCTTCGAACCCCTCGGGTGCGGTGCTTGATGCAGACTCGCTCCGGCTCATTGCCGATCTCTGCAGTGATCATGACCTGTATGCACTCTCCGATGAGATCTACGAGAAACTGGTCTACGGGAAGGAGCACATCTCCCTCGCCTCACTTCCAGGAATGGCGGAACGGACGATCACGGTCAACGGGTTCTCGAAGGCCTACGCGATGACCGGCTGGCGGATAGGCTACGCCGTTGCTCCCCGGCCGATCATCCGGCAGATGGAGAAGGTGCAGCAGCACACCGTATCGCACCCGACGACGTTTGCGATGTACGGCGCCCTCGCTGCCCTCCGGGGCAGCCAGGATTGCGTGGAGACGATGCGCCGTGAGTTTGAACGGCGCCGCGATTACCTCGTGCCGGCGCTGCAGGACCTTGGCTATACCACCGCCCCTGCAGACGGGGCGTTCTACGCCTACATCAATGTGGCTGGCGACGATATGGCGGTCGCCCGGTCATGGCTCCAGGACGCGCACCTGGCTGTCACACCCGGCACCGCGTTTGGCACACCCGGCTGGATCAGGCTCTCCTACGCCACCTCGATGGAGAACCTCAAGGAGGCGGTTGAGCGGATAGCGCGGGTTTAG
- the ribH gene encoding 6,7-dimethyl-8-ribityllumazine synthase, whose amino-acid sequence MTVKLGFVVAEFNRDITYMMEIEAREHARFLEAEVLDTIYVPGAYDMPLAIKKLLGRSDIDAVVTIGCVIEGATQHDEIVVQHAARKIIDLSLEFDKPVSLGISGPGMTRMEATERIDYAKRAVESAVKMVQRLA is encoded by the coding sequence ATGACGGTAAAACTTGGATTTGTCGTCGCGGAGTTCAACCGCGACATCACCTACATGATGGAGATAGAGGCCAGAGAGCACGCCAGGTTCCTTGAGGCGGAGGTTCTCGATACGATCTACGTCCCCGGGGCATACGACATGCCGCTTGCGATCAAGAAGTTGCTTGGGCGCAGCGATATCGATGCGGTTGTCACCATCGGGTGTGTCATCGAGGGCGCCACCCAGCACGACGAGATCGTCGTCCAGCATGCTGCGCGAAAGATCATCGACCTCTCCCTCGAGTTCGATAAACCGGTCTCTCTCGGCATCTCCGGCCCGGGGATGACCCGTATGGAAGCAACCGAACGGATCGATTACGCAAAGCGTGCCGTTGAGTCGGCCGTGAAGATGGTCCAGCGATTGGCATGA